One segment of Bacteroidota bacterium DNA contains the following:
- a CDS encoding oligosaccharide flippase family protein, whose amino-acid sequence MIIYFLSNYLKADGYGQYGYIYNNALLFVQITSLGLISTNQYFITEDKSLTSKIWSNSIIVCIISAIVSFLFFQLIQINENSNWLSGVAFALLCSFTLYNMMCKSVVMGLDQIKETNRYESFGKLLNLILIVLLISFSIIDFKKALVILIFSTIILSVLYSHNIYKRNFSKFKPNLNTLRENLGFSFQLHVVNLIAFLVYRIDIYFVKNYLEPKDMGVYSLVVGLAENMNIIGTVISGLMINKFAKLSTQSEMADKTLNIVKYNSMIMFATFIILLPFISIIFDLLFHKDYSIGVIPFIILLSASILLSLESIIAQFIYKIKLVPFLIKHWIISLALNIICNFLLIKSYGLIGVSISTLVAYGYVFFVILFKFLSIKKQYR is encoded by the coding sequence TTGATTATTTATTTTTTATCAAACTATCTTAAAGCTGATGGCTATGGGCAGTATGGCTATATTTACAACAATGCACTCTTATTTGTTCAAATTACCAGCTTAGGCCTCATTTCAACCAATCAATATTTTATTACTGAGGACAAATCTTTAACTTCCAAAATTTGGAGTAATTCCATTATTGTTTGCATTATATCAGCCATAGTTTCCTTTTTATTTTTTCAACTGATACAAATCAATGAAAATTCAAATTGGCTTTCGGGTGTAGCATTTGCATTATTATGTTCGTTCACATTGTATAATATGATGTGCAAAAGTGTTGTTATGGGCTTGGATCAAATTAAGGAAACCAATCGGTACGAGTCATTTGGTAAATTATTAAACTTGATTTTGATTGTGTTACTGATTTCGTTTTCAATCATTGATTTTAAAAAAGCATTGGTGATTTTAATTTTTTCAACAATTATATTGTCTGTTTTATATTCACATAACATTTATAAAAGAAACTTTTCAAAATTTAAGCCCAATTTAAATACACTGCGCGAAAATTTAGGTTTCTCTTTTCAGCTACATGTTGTCAACCTTATTGCATTTCTAGTTTATAGAATTGATATTTATTTTGTGAAAAATTATCTTGAACCAAAGGACATGGGTGTCTATAGTTTGGTGGTGGGTCTTGCGGAAAACATGAATATTATTGGAACTGTTATTTCGGGATTGATGATAAATAAATTTGCAAAATTATCAACTCAATCTGAGATGGCGGATAAAACTCTCAACATTGTTAAGTACAATTCAATGATTATGTTCGCAACGTTTATAATTTTACTACCCTTTATTTCAATAATATTTGATTTGCTCTTCCATAAAGACTATAGCATTGGAGTAATTCCGTTTATCATTTTACTTTCTGCAAGTATTTTGTTAAGTTTGGAATCTATAATCGCACAATTCATTTATAAAATAAAACTCGTCCCATTCCTAATTAAACATTGGATAATCAGTTTGGCACTTAATATTATTTGTAATTTTCTGCTAATAAAGTCTTACGGTTTAATTGGTGTTTCTATTTCAACATTGGTTGCTTATGGATATGTATTTTTTGTTATTCTATTTAAATTTCTTTCAATTAAAAAACAGTATCGATGA
- a CDS encoding T9SS type A sorting domain-containing protein, producing MFPIQIAFPICTINTAPIVSFYSSDTVLCEKSAIDFFDISTNNPTQWQWSFPGASPSSSTVQNPTGIYYPTYGTYPVTLVATNANGSDSLTITQYITVVANPPAPSVTVNGSFMCCNNVAIWYQWYYNNVAIPNANAMCYTAMQPGNYYVLITDSNGCNSGSGQIVISVVSLSEISVGINFNAWYDATVGNVNVVINKRNNEIATITIYDVLGQAIMQLKEENYEGNIIKVIPLPFIAKGIYMIEVATRQKTCTSKLMIH from the coding sequence TTGTTCCCGATCCAAATTGCGTTTCCTATTTGTACAATCAACACCGCCCCCATCGTCTCATTCTACTCAAGCGACACTGTTTTATGCGAAAAAAGTGCGATAGATTTTTTTGATATAAGCACCAACAATCCTACACAGTGGCAATGGTCGTTTCCGGGTGCGAGTCCATCATCGTCTACAGTACAAAATCCAACAGGAATTTATTATCCAACTTATGGTACTTATCCTGTAACACTTGTTGCAACCAATGCTAATGGCAGCGACTCGCTAACGATAACCCAATATATTACTGTGGTTGCAAACCCCCCGGCACCATCGGTTACAGTAAACGGTAGCTTTATGTGTTGTAATAATGTTGCCATTTGGTATCAATGGTATTATAATAATGTTGCAATACCCAATGCAAATGCAATGTGCTATACTGCAATGCAGCCCGGCAATTATTATGTGTTGATTACGGACAGTAATGGATGCAATTCGGGCAGTGGGCAAATAGTAATATCTGTGGTATCGCTAAGTGAAATCAGTGTTGGAATTAATTTTAATGCATGGTATGATGCTACTGTGGGCAATGTAAATGTGGTTATAAATAAAAGAAATAATGAGATAGCAACTATAACGATATACGATGTGTTAGGCCAAGCTATAATGCAGCTAAAAGAAGAAAATTATGAAGGCAATATAATTAAGGTTATCCCTTTACCTTTTATTGCAAAAGGAATTTACATGATAGAAGTTGCCACAAGGCAAAAAACTTGCACGAGCAAGTTGATGATACACTAG